The following are from one region of the Nitrospiraceae bacterium genome:
- the arsC gene encoding arsenate reductase (glutaredoxin) (This arsenate reductase requires both glutathione and glutaredoxin to convert arsenate to arsenite, after which the efflux transporter formed by ArsA and ArsB can extrude the arsenite from the cell, providing resistance.) produces MADVTIYQKPTCTTCRQAIQVLKDSGTPFKSVNYYEQPFTKARLKSVLKKARLSPRDVLRTKEETYKELGLAKRQLSDDELVDLMVTHPDLIQRPIVEKGDRAILARPAETVRQLL; encoded by the coding sequence ACCGACCTGTACCACCTGTCGCCAAGCGATTCAGGTCTTAAAAGATAGTGGCACACCCTTCAAGAGCGTCAATTATTATGAGCAGCCCTTTACGAAAGCGCGCCTCAAAAGTGTTTTGAAGAAAGCCAGACTCTCCCCGCGCGACGTTTTGAGGACAAAAGAGGAGACGTATAAGGAACTCGGACTTGCCAAGAGGCAGCTCTCGGATGATGAATTGGTCGATCTCATGGTTACCCACCCGGATTTGATTCAACGACCGATTGTTGAGAAGGGCGACAGGGCGATTCTGGCACGACCGGCAGAAACGGTGAGGCAATTATTGTAG
- a CDS encoding GGDEF domain-containing protein, translating to MRQTIWTTTQAFLIPGGPIFLVAIGFLRPHGLPAWFQQPIAALPYIVLVFGLVFGWYFASSRMMLSLLVLALADRANVLLPAVDANPAFTSHSVFAITAFLLPINLLAFSIVKEDAISTVRGIVRLMLVLTQPFLVLWLCMSEQQELSGAFTEPFVPPAITSWTILPQPALVAFAVALVLQFVRFVLHRDPLEGGSIWALIAVFFAYHGSQYGWQPTNFFATAGLILFVTLIQACYQRTYRDELTGMLGRLAYEEASRRLRTNYSVAIIGIDQLKQHFNNHGKSVGEQILKVLAPKIQSACAGGQVFRISGEELTLLFPGISAIEAVSRLEKIRKVVDTTMLYLGKRDRVWEDTRGTHKKGASDRELPVTLSIGVAERIGDNSSLSLVTKSAYRALYEAKGSGGNVIKRGFVLTEPSRRSFAPSGRMVVSEEF from the coding sequence ATGAGGCAGACGATCTGGACAACAACGCAGGCTTTCTTGATACCCGGCGGACCGATCTTTCTTGTAGCGATCGGGTTTCTCCGCCCCCATGGACTTCCGGCGTGGTTCCAGCAGCCGATCGCAGCGTTGCCGTATATCGTGCTGGTGTTCGGTCTTGTATTCGGCTGGTATTTTGCCAGCAGCCGGATGATGCTTTCGTTGCTTGTTCTGGCCCTCGCCGACCGCGCCAACGTATTGTTGCCCGCCGTAGACGCCAATCCGGCGTTTACGAGCCACAGCGTTTTTGCGATCACAGCATTTCTCCTGCCGATCAACCTGTTGGCTTTCTCGATCGTGAAGGAAGATGCCATCTCTACGGTGCGTGGAATTGTACGATTGATGCTGGTTCTTACTCAGCCATTCCTCGTCCTTTGGCTCTGTATGTCTGAACAACAGGAGTTGTCAGGTGCCTTTACGGAACCCTTCGTTCCCCCTGCCATCACGAGTTGGACTATTCTTCCGCAACCAGCCCTCGTGGCATTCGCCGTCGCACTCGTTCTCCAGTTTGTCCGTTTTGTTCTCCATCGCGATCCATTGGAGGGAGGATCAATTTGGGCCCTCATTGCCGTCTTTTTTGCTTATCACGGGAGCCAATATGGATGGCAACCAACAAACTTCTTTGCAACCGCAGGGCTTATTCTCTTCGTCACACTTATTCAAGCCTGTTACCAGCGTACGTACCGCGACGAACTCACCGGAATGCTAGGCCGGCTTGCCTATGAAGAAGCCAGCAGGCGCCTCCGAACCAACTACTCTGTTGCAATCATTGGAATCGATCAGCTCAAACAACATTTCAATAACCATGGCAAATCAGTCGGCGAACAAATCCTCAAAGTCCTCGCACCTAAAATTCAGTCGGCATGCGCTGGCGGGCAGGTGTTTCGTATCAGCGGAGAAGAACTCACCTTGCTGTTTCCCGGCATTTCAGCCATAGAAGCAGTAAGCCGACTCGAAAAGATAAGGAAGGTCGTCGACACGACCATGCTCTACTTAGGCAAGCGCGATCGAGTTTGGGAAGATACAAGAGGTACTCATAAGAAGGGAGCAAGTGATCGCGAACTACCTGTTACACTCAGCATCGGTGTGGCGGAGCGTATCGGTGACAACTCTTCCTTGAGTCTTGTGACAAAGTCGGCCTATCGAGCACTGTACGAGGCGAAGGGATCAGGAGGGAATGTCATCAAGCGGGGATTTGTGCTCACAGAACCGTCCCGACGATCCTTTGCCCCTTCGGGGAGAATGGTCGTGAGCGAAGAATTCTGA
- the rnd gene encoding ribonuclease D, with product MSTSAPIRYITDRKGLESLCRTLERSPRLALDTEFVGEETFVPRLELIQVATEDTAAIIDFPTVQADGSLDAFWQLVCRSDVEKIFHAGRQDLDLFATHAGQIPKPFFDTQIAAAMVGYGAQVAYANLVHRLHGAKLDKAHTFTNWSARPLSRAQLTYALEDVQYLLSIHRHLHGRLTELGRLPWAHEEFARLENMVGEKSREPQERYQRIRGWDSLKPKAAGVLRELAAWRETEARRRNVPRGRILRDEVLLQLARHPPQTVDELRSVRGIHSSEAERNGEQVMTTIHSALALPPSAWPTMPRDRKPDPESTGLVELLQAVLKARAAAQGIAPSLLATAADIQTLVESKRQSIAEDLPVLRGWRRQLVGGLLLQVLEGTVQVSVDAKTGALQIETRTQLHSAS from the coding sequence ATGTCCACTTCTGCTCCGATTCGGTACATCACAGACCGTAAAGGGCTTGAGTCACTGTGTAGGACGCTCGAGCGGAGTCCGCGGCTCGCGCTCGACACAGAATTTGTTGGCGAAGAGACCTTTGTCCCCCGTCTCGAATTAATCCAGGTTGCAACGGAAGACACTGCCGCTATTATTGACTTCCCAACCGTGCAAGCCGATGGCTCGCTCGATGCCTTCTGGCAGCTTGTCTGTCGATCCGATGTCGAGAAGATCTTTCATGCGGGACGCCAAGACCTCGATCTTTTTGCGACTCATGCCGGTCAGATTCCGAAACCGTTTTTCGATACGCAGATCGCAGCTGCAATGGTGGGCTATGGCGCACAAGTCGCCTACGCCAACCTTGTCCATCGCCTGCACGGAGCCAAGCTGGATAAAGCTCATACGTTTACGAATTGGAGTGCCCGACCGCTCTCACGTGCTCAACTCACGTATGCGCTGGAGGATGTACAATATCTCTTGTCTATCCACCGACACCTGCATGGACGTCTTACAGAGTTAGGTCGTCTGCCATGGGCGCACGAAGAATTTGCTCGCTTAGAGAACATGGTTGGCGAAAAGAGCCGAGAACCCCAGGAACGCTACCAACGCATCCGTGGGTGGGATAGCCTGAAACCAAAGGCTGCGGGTGTGCTCCGTGAACTCGCCGCCTGGCGTGAAACTGAGGCTCGTCGAAGAAATGTTCCCCGTGGTCGGATTCTGCGTGATGAGGTGCTCCTTCAACTTGCACGGCATCCGCCTCAGACCGTGGACGAATTGCGCTCCGTCCGCGGCATTCATTCCTCAGAGGCCGAACGAAACGGTGAGCAGGTGATGACGACGATCCACTCAGCGCTCGCTCTTCCACCTTCTGCGTGGCCCACCATGCCTCGTGACCGAAAACCAGATCCTGAATCTACTGGATTAGTCGAGCTTCTCCAGGCGGTGCTGAAGGCCCGCGCAGCTGCCCAGGGCATCGCACCGTCTTTGCTCGCTACAGCAGCAGATATTCAAACGCTGGTCGAGTCCAAGCGGCAATCGATTGCCGAGGATCTTCCGGTCCTACGCGGATGGCGTCGTCAGCTGGTCGGTGGACTTCTTCTTCAAGTCCTTGAGGGAACTGTGCAGGTTTCTGTAGACGCGAAAACCGGAGCGCTACAGATCGAAACGCGGACCCAATTGCATTCCGCCAGCTGA
- a CDS encoding J domain-containing protein, with amino-acid sequence MPFSTSKFMRFRNGMQRRIASLRAKTDDSLEVAVDTMMEDRVDSFFRVEQGLEEIVKSLLLIEEELEQIRDLSGAMRLESRLEFVEERWDDFDSEIRERPRQRRRKINLADMLKAASGGSGDLSQGSGSVNNAVDAYAIMGVEFGSSLADITTAFRQKAKQLHPDANNGDRSSEPELRRMLEAYQFLKEYLSLSNVEPPSQSPGTAYNPTE; translated from the coding sequence ATGCCTTTCTCCACGAGCAAGTTCATGAGATTTCGAAACGGCATGCAGCGGAGGATTGCTTCCCTTCGCGCCAAGACGGATGACAGTCTTGAAGTGGCCGTCGACACAATGATGGAAGATCGCGTCGACAGTTTCTTCCGGGTCGAGCAAGGGCTGGAAGAAATCGTCAAATCTCTGTTGCTGATCGAGGAAGAACTGGAACAGATTCGGGATCTTTCCGGTGCCATGAGGTTGGAGTCCCGTCTGGAGTTCGTTGAGGAACGCTGGGACGATTTCGACAGTGAAATCCGGGAGCGGCCTCGGCAGCGGCGCCGTAAAATCAATTTGGCTGACATGTTGAAAGCCGCGAGCGGAGGAAGTGGAGATCTCTCACAGGGATCCGGGTCGGTCAACAATGCGGTGGATGCGTACGCGATCATGGGCGTTGAATTCGGGAGCTCGCTGGCCGACATCACCACGGCCTTTCGGCAGAAAGCGAAACAACTTCATCCGGATGCGAACAACGGAGACCGCAGCTCCGAACCGGAGTTGCGGCGGATGCTGGAGGCATACCAGTTTCTCAAGGAGTATCTGAGCCTCAGTAACGTCGAACCTCCTTCTCAATCGCCTGGCACTGCATACAACCCGACCGAGTAA
- a CDS encoding NAD-dependent malic enzyme — protein sequence MVDIGPYSNYRLTVRLELANKPGMFAKVAWLLAEEGANLGAVDIVSATADRMVRDITFDVQDETHGDKVLTRLGMLPHVTVLSASDRIFLLHLGGKIHVQSKLPISTRNILSMVYTPGVGRVSQAIAKDPSKAYVFTSKCNSVAVITDGSAVLGLGNLGPEAALPVMEGKAMLFKELAGIDAWPICLNTQDPDQIVQTILTIAPGFGAINLEDISAPRCFEIERRLRAALDIPVMHDDQHGTAVAILAALSNALKLAGKKMEEIRVVVNGLGAAGTACCRMLLAAGVSHLWGCEPQGIVLHGEPDQLRACRTNLSSCITRDQPHGSLQDALKGADVFVGLSVGNILSGDDLDLMASDRIVFAMANPDPEVPPQLGSSHCRIFATGRSDYPNQINNALVFPGLFRGALDVQAREINEAMKLAAASALAESVPPSALSEDYIIPSVFDKEVVPRVAKAVATAARETGVARRRTKLSDDFATS from the coding sequence ATGGTCGACATCGGCCCGTATTCAAATTATCGACTGACCGTTCGACTCGAACTGGCGAACAAACCCGGTATGTTTGCGAAGGTTGCCTGGCTGCTCGCCGAAGAAGGGGCGAATTTGGGAGCGGTAGATATCGTCTCTGCGACAGCGGACCGCATGGTCCGCGACATTACCTTCGATGTGCAGGACGAAACGCACGGTGACAAAGTTTTGACGCGGTTGGGAATGTTACCTCACGTTACCGTGCTTTCAGCATCTGATCGAATTTTCCTCCTACATTTGGGCGGAAAGATTCACGTTCAAAGCAAGCTACCGATTTCGACCAGAAATATTCTGTCGATGGTGTACACCCCTGGCGTGGGCCGGGTGTCTCAAGCCATCGCCAAAGACCCTTCGAAGGCGTACGTCTTCACCAGCAAATGTAATAGCGTCGCCGTGATTACCGATGGATCCGCTGTATTGGGGCTCGGTAATCTTGGTCCGGAGGCTGCACTTCCCGTGATGGAAGGCAAGGCAATGCTCTTCAAGGAACTCGCGGGTATCGATGCCTGGCCCATTTGCCTCAACACGCAGGATCCTGATCAGATCGTGCAAACCATTCTCACGATCGCCCCCGGGTTTGGCGCGATTAACCTTGAAGATATCAGCGCCCCGCGCTGTTTCGAAATCGAGCGTCGGTTACGCGCTGCCCTGGATATCCCGGTGATGCACGACGATCAACACGGCACGGCAGTGGCCATTCTTGCTGCGCTCTCGAATGCGTTGAAACTCGCAGGAAAGAAGATGGAAGAGATCCGAGTGGTCGTGAACGGTCTGGGAGCCGCAGGAACCGCCTGTTGCAGAATGCTTCTCGCCGCGGGCGTGTCGCATTTGTGGGGGTGTGAGCCCCAAGGAATTGTTTTGCACGGTGAACCAGACCAATTGCGGGCTTGCCGGACAAATCTGTCGAGTTGCATCACTCGTGATCAACCGCACGGCTCTCTTCAAGACGCTCTGAAAGGAGCCGATGTTTTTGTCGGACTTTCTGTCGGAAATATTCTCTCCGGCGACGATCTGGATCTGATGGCCAGCGATCGAATTGTCTTTGCCATGGCGAACCCGGATCCTGAAGTCCCTCCACAGCTCGGCAGCTCTCATTGTCGAATCTTTGCGACCGGGCGTTCGGATTATCCCAATCAGATCAATAATGCCCTCGTCTTTCCAGGCCTCTTTCGCGGAGCCTTGGACGTTCAAGCCCGGGAAATTAATGAAGCGATGAAACTGGCTGCGGCCAGCGCCCTCGCTGAATCCGTTCCTCCCTCGGCCCTGAGCGAGGATTACATTATTCCCAGTGTGTTCGACAAGGAAGTTGTTCCGCGGGTCGCAAAGGCTGTCGCCACGGCCGCACGGGAGACCGGCGTAGCCCGACGTCGAACCAAGCTCAGCGACGACTTTGCCACGAGCTAA